Proteins encoded within one genomic window of Triticum aestivum cultivar Chinese Spring chromosome 2D, IWGSC CS RefSeq v2.1, whole genome shotgun sequence:
- the LOC123051923 gene encoding kinesin-like protein KIN-12E isoform X3: MTLVDVANGKSRHVPYRDSRLTFLLQDSLGGNSKTTIVANISPSICSSNETLSTLKFAQRAKLIQNNAKVNEDASGDVMALQRQIEELKDQLTCLRKQQNAPGPPSFLLLNSGSDREYNTLAEDHQSSCDLSLLKQKVSHLEDVLVGSLRREKLAELDIRKLEAEIKHLNRLVDLKESDSQRLRMMLKLRDEKLKRLHMLADDLVPSDGYMVEENAAMSQEIQLLQKQFDENPQLTQFAFENKRLIEQVRTLENFHKQGEREMLLTEISLLRNHFLHILEQKYAAPPRNLEAQGDEIVKDLDNCRKELDACLENNVLLAREVNKLRCELKQYQMSSTHQVVPTAEKNCGIPEISQMQPDPVGWNFSCLTPNGAGMSTNIMESVQLNLPSEIASGHQESCSHLNHFDSERCDLNDSTKVPECSDEVSQCYSLALGSSHNVLDKDTVLSGHVENEETLQLQQDEMDQIHENVPNMDICLHGETLLCHQETEIVGSSKQTLQAELAHIKSINQELKEKLVIMAEESTRLAEIIVAKDVEIASLSEEWEVAIVDLTSFLTDGCRSLDDAYQNIDNMISSFPYSNNSVSEHVEKAMKVSIEKEKIIFRLQIELQDAQRMGREVKEKLHILRGATLAITEAQQLYNDESSQEAQRPVNQKDCNVEWKNCDLSEAVEHSRDEPLFLDSLNDMSAQRTRSEDGSAANKANPDYQSKLDDVLCLVEDKSNKVLALFSNFEDAQETMKEANLMLSALLKANEELKLDRDNCSQAVESLLAEKSSLVNELQEVEASSFCTTQSYSKLNQQMNECTNEMTNIATLMKGSFHHLQRIATMELFELCSEIINIGQDLKRWISDSRSYLVNIESLLEEKGSSSVQQLHHLNVNAYTCMYQQVDSFDLGGSNTMFLHETQAIPDNSSKHVISITDMVDEGKDTSSMHVVPIGSAAELEVLDADSAYDIAVIKNIIFNIAQKWDIFVNKVSCIKNAETYPGVACDEQSYANPLAALAKLDSEQIHSAVPQQCKERIQDHSGEEDNTALLNDVQCLKHHLAQLMIPLSKFINKEDIMGDGTENEKQFVTVLNKVQHNLIFAIDFFGYLLLSDQEGSQNAPLLSRLLNDISSIEKKALTRQKICLRNGDSQAGHSTEYASLRRDFDRKSDIAEGLSFDLKLLQESTSYAKDMKDKADEVSNALRKVQRELEIKNSETEDMLAKQKTLVEELAENGAALIILRSELEQYQVSSSALSKENNDLRVMLEEETVKTGEIEALLEDKAKVIEGLESEIILLNSSEEGRLRSDIEELSNNIKMLCNENGKLKAEILKLNDKLEMSMALAEENEAAAIEARQAAEISKIYAEEKDVEVTILEHSVGELESTITVLEEEVCNLKEEVRSYQAHKQSEAEFQAIEEMLTVENASKCDENVELCPGRCQLKKRLQAEIIAHQDTRRKIEGLVMEAKRKDEEIRQCKEHIAELVLHSEAQSLLFQEKYQEMEHMVSKQNFGSHESNSEAVHTKVEKPSGRTRGSGSPFRCISSIVQQMNSEKDQEISLGRQRIEELEALLSDKQKQICLLTSRLAAVDSMTHDVIRELLGVKLDMTNYANLLDQEEVHKLLVASQEQIEQSKAKDEELDVLKEQFGHLIQERDSLLDDMDQRKADLLETQLLVEQLEQREQMLEAQNEMLQMEKDNLQQKMMEMDETIELLEGSNRVRIGDSHSQRSAGSEFSRRLAQSDMLVSHARHERSRNNHAAAAGSSRPRHGRHH, translated from the exons ATGACTCTTGTGGATGTTGCAAATGGAAAAAGCCGCCATGTGCCTTATAGAGACTCAAGGCTTACATTTCTCCTCCAG GATTCCCTTGGAGGAAACTCTAAAACAACAATAGTTGCCAACATCAGCCCGTCTATTTG TTCCTCCAATGAGACACTGAGTACCTTGAAGTTTGCTCAGCGCGCGAAGTTGATTCAAAACAAT GCAAAAGTAAATGAAGATGCTTCAGGAGATGTTATGGCTTTACAAAGGCAGATAGAAGAACTAAAG GATCAGTTGACATGCTTGAGGAAGCAGCAAAATGCCCCTGGACCGCCTAGCTTTCTCCTGCTAAATTCAGGCTCTGATAGAGAATACAATACTTTAGCTGAAGATCATCAATCAAGCTGTGACCTGAGTCTTCTAAAGCAAAAG GTTAGCCATCTGGAAGATGTTCTTGTTGGGAGCCTTAGGAGAGAGAAACTAGCTGAGTTGGATATCAGGAAGCTGGAGGCTGAAATAAAGCATTTGAATCGTCTG GTTGACCTGAAGGAATCTGATTCCCAACGCTTGAGAATGATGCTGAAACTCCGTGATGAAAAATTAAAAAGATTGCATATGTTAGCTGATGATCTAGTGCCATCGGATGGCTATATGGTTGAAGAAAATGCTGCAATGTCCCAAGAGATTCAGCTACTGCAAAAACAATTCGACGAAAATCCTCAACTGACTCAGTTTGCTTTTGAAAACAAGAGATTAATCGAGCAAGTTAGAAC GCTTGAGAACTTCCACAAGCAAGGGGAAAGAGAGATGTTATTAACGGAGATATCTCTTTTGCGTAATCAT TTCCTTCATATTCTTGAGCAGAAGTATGCAGCACCTCCTAGGAATTTAGAAGCACAG GGTGACGAGATTGTCAAGGATCTAGACAATTGCAGGAAGGAGCTGGATGCATGCTTAGAAAATAATGTTTTGCTTGCACG TGAAGTAAATAAGCTGCGCTGTGAACTGAAACAATACCAGATGTCTAGCACGCACCAA GTTGTTCCGACGGCAGAGAAGAATTGTGGGATTCCAGAGATTAGTCAGATGCAACCC GATCCAGTGGGATGGAACTTTTCATGTTTAACGCCCAATGGTGCTGGAATGTCAACTAATATTATGGAATCAGTTCAACTCAATCTTCCTTCAGAAATTGCTAGTGGACACCAGGAATCCTGTTCTCATTTGAATCACTTCGATTCAGAAAGATGTGATTTGAATGATTCTACAAAAGTGCCAGAGTGTAGTGATGAAGTGTCTCAGTGCTACAGCTTGGCTCTTGGATCTTCACACAATGTACTTGACAAAGACACTGTTCTTAGTGGACACGTAGAAAATGAAGAAACATTGCAATTACAGCAGGATGAGATGGATCAAATACATGAAAACGTACCAAATATGGATATATGTTTGCATGGTGAGACTTTATTGTGTCATCAAGAGACTGAAATAGTGGGCTCAAGCAAACAGACGTTACAGGCCGAGTTGGCACACATTAAAAGCATAAATCAAGAGCTCAAAGAGAAGCTAGTTATTATGGCTGAAGAAAGTACCAGGCTTGCAGAGATCATTGTGGCCAAAGATGTAGAAATTGCCTCTTTATCTGAGGAATGGGAGGTTGCAATAGTTGATCTAACAAGCTTCTTGACAGATGGCTGCAGATCACTAGACGATGCATATCAGAATATTGATAATATGATTAGTTCATTTCCTTACAGCaataattctgtcagtgaacatgtGGAGAAGGCTATGAAAGTTAGCATTGAAAAGGAGAAAATAATCTTCAGGCTTCAAATTGAGCTACAAGATGCACAGCGAATGGGCAGGGAAGTGAAAGAAAAGTTGCACATCTTAAGAGGTGCAACACTTGCTATCACTGAAGCTCAGCAGTTATATAACGATGAAAGTTCTCAGGAAGCACAAAGACCAGTAAACCAAAAGGATTGCAATGTGGAATGGAAAAATTGCGACTTGTCAGAAGCAGTAGAGCATTCTCGTGATGAACCTCTATTCCTCGACAGCTTGAATGACATGAGTGCACAGCGGACTCGTAGTGAAGATGGATCAGCAGCCAATAAAGCTAATCCAGACTACCAG TCAAAGCTCGACGATGTGTTATGTCTCGTCGAGGATAAGTCAAATAAGGTTTTGGCCTTATTTTCAAATTTTGAGGATGCTCAAGAAACCATGAAAGAGGCCAACCTTATGCTCTCGGCTTTGTTGAAGGCCAATGAGGAGTTAAAGCTTGACAGAGATAATTGCAGCCAAGCAGTGGAATCTTTATTGGCGGAGAAAAGTTCTCTGGTTAATGAGTTGCAGGAGGTTGAAGCGTCAAGTTTTTGTACAACACAGAGTTACAGCAAATTAAATCAGCAGATGAATGAATGTACCAACGAGATGACAAACATTGCTACTCTAATGAAGGGATCTTTTCACCATTTGCAAAGGATTGCTACAATGGAACTCTTTGAACTTTGCTCGGAAATTATTAATATTGGGCAGGACTTAAAGAGGTGGATAAGTGATTCAAGATCTTATCTGGTAAACATTGAATCACTTCTAGAAGAAAAAGGCAGTTCTTCAGTTCAGCAGCTCCATCACCTTAATGTGAATGCTTATACATGCATGTATCAACAAGTTGATTCATTTGATCTGGGTGGCAGCAATACTATGTTTCTTCATGAAACTCAAGCAATTCCTGACAACTCTAGTAAGCATGTTATATCTATAACAGATATGGTGGATGAAGGAAAGGACACATCATCCATGCATGTAGTTCCAATAGGCAGTGCTGCTGAACTGGAAGTTCTTGATGCAGACAGTGCATACGATATCGCTGTTATTAAGAACATAATTTTCAATATTGCTCAAAAGTGGGATATTTTCGTCAACAAAGTGTCCTGCATTAAGAATGCTGAGACATATCCAGGTGTTGCTTGCGATGAACAAAGTTATGCAAACCCTCTTGCTGCACTTGCAAAATTGGATAGCGAACAAATACACTCAGCTGTTCCACAACAATGCAAGGAAAGGATACAAGATCACTCAGGAGAGGAAGACAATACTGCTCTTTTGAATGATGTTCAGTGTCTCAAGCATCATTTGGCGCAGTTAATGATTCCACTGTCTAAATTTATCAATAAAGAAGACATTATGGGGGATGGAACAGAAAATGAGAAGCAGTTTGTTACTGTTCTGAATAAGGTGCAACATAATTTGATTTTTGCCATAGATTTTTTTGGTTATCTGTTACTATCTGATCAAGAAGGTTCTCAGAATGCACCTTTGCTTAGCAGACTCCTTAATGACATTAGTAGTATCGAGAAGAAAGCTTTGACACGTCAGAAAATATGCTTACGGAATGGTGATTCTCAGGCTGGTCACAGTACAGAGTACGCATCACTAAGAAGAGACTTTGACCGGAAAAGTGATATCGCTGAAGGATTGTCTTTTGACTTGAAATTATTGCAAGAGTCTACCTCATATGCGAAGGACATGAAAGATAAAGCTGACGAAGTGTCGAATGCCCTTAGAAAGGTTCAAAGAGAACTTGAGATTAAAAATTCTGAGACAGAAGACATGTTGGCAAAACAGAAGACACTAGTAGAAGAACTGGCTGAAAATGGTGCTGCACTCATTATTTTAAGATCAGAGTTAGAGCAATATCAAGTTTCATCATCTGCGCTATCGAAGGAGAACAATGATCTGAGAGTGATGCTGGAAGAGGAAACTGTGAAGACTGGTGAAATAGAAGCTCTGTTGGAAGACAAAGCTAAGGTCATAGAGGGATTGGAGAGTGAAATTATATTGCTTAATTCTTCTGAAGAGGGACGTCTTAGGTCAGATATTGAAGAACTAAGTAATAATATCAAAATGTTATGTAATGAAAATGGAAAGCTCAAAGCAGAGATACTCAAGTTAAATGACAAGCTTGAGATGTCAATGGCTTTAGCTGAGGAGAATGAAGCTGCTGCTATTGAAGCTCGGCAA GCTGCAGAGATAAGTAAAATCTACGCAGAAGAGAAAGATGTGGAGGTTACAATTCTTGAACATTCTGTTGGAGAACTTGAATCTACAATAACTGTTCTTGAGGAAGAG GTATGCAACCTTAAAGAGGAAGTAAGGAGCTACCAAGCGCACAAACAATCCGAAGCTGAATTTCAAGCAATTGAAGAGATGCTTACTGTAGAAAATGCCTCAAAATGTGATGAGAACGTGGAATTGTGTCCAGGGAGATGCCAACTAAAAAA GAGATTGCAAGCTGAGATTATTGCACATCAAGATACTAGAAGGAAGATTGAAGGACTCGTAATGGAAGCAAAACGTAAAGATGAGGAG ATAAGGCAGTGCAAAGAGCATATAGCTGAGCTGGTCCTGCATTCAGAAGCACAATCATTGCTGTTTCAGGAGAAG TATCAGGAAATGGAGCACATGGTTTCTAAACAGAACTTTGGTTCACATGAATCTAATTCTGAGGCTGTCCATACAAAAGTGGAAAAGCCTTCAGGGCGAACAAGAGGATCTGGTTCACCTTTTAGGTGCATATCTAGCATTGTTCaacaaatgaactctgagaaggaTCAAGAAATCTCTTTAGGCCGCCAGCGAATTGAAGAACTTGAAGCGTTGCTTAGTGACAAACAGAAACAG ATATGCTTGCTTACGTCAAGACTGGCAGCCGTGGATAGCATGACACATGATGTTATAAGGGAGCTACTTGGCGTCAAATTAGACATGACAAACTATGCT AATTTGCTTGACCAAGAAGAAGTGCACAAGCTGTTAGTAGCATCCCAGGAACAAATCGAACAATCGAAGGCAAAG gacgaggaacttgacgtcctcAAAGAACAATTCGGCCATCTCATTCAAGAAAGAGACAG CTTGCTTGATGACATGGACCAAAGGAAGGCGGACCTGCTGGAGACCCAGCTGCTCGTGGAACAGCTGGAGCAGCGGGAGCAGATGCTCGAGGCCCAGAACGAAATGCTACAG ATGGAGAAAGACAACCTCCAGCAGAAGATGATGGAGATGGATGAGACGATCGAGCTGCTGGAAGGCTCAAATCGAGTCAGAATA GGAGATAGCCATAGCCAGCGTTCGGCGGGCAGCGAGTTCAGCAGGAGGCTGGCGCAGTCGGACATGCTGGTGTCCCACGCGCGGCACGAGCGCTCCCGTAATAACCACGCGGCGGCCGCGGGGAGCTCGCGGCCGCGGCACGGCAGGCACCATTGA